The following proteins are co-located in the Apis mellifera strain DH4 linkage group LG9, Amel_HAv3.1, whole genome shotgun sequence genome:
- the LOC412764 gene encoding MFS-type transporter SLC18B1 yields MMAQFTKRQWLTLIVISIADFANAICVSLQAPFYPQEAEKKGASPSEYGLVFGIFEFIVFIISPLYGQYLHRIGPKLLFNGGILTTGTCAIFFGLLDKVNGHYPFIILSFVIRIVEAMGNAAFLTASFAIIAKEFPDNVATTFASLETFFGLGLIVGPTVGGILYQVGGYTTPFVVLGSALFTTAVMTIFILPVHSNNNQTNPNTVGVKKALRIPGVLIATSSIIATSMSIGFLQATLEPHLRQFDLSPIVLGLMFVINGGTYAITAPAWGWLCDKHSHPKVATVAGCILVVIGFMLVGPAPFIPCPTLLWMTICGLVVHGLGMAAQLVASFTDALRTSIQYGFPNNLETYGLISGLWTSTFALGAFIGPSVAGILLDNIGFRNATMFIVLLHMLVGAIAAVFLSTCTLRRKPYTEINATTEDPRTPLTDSCQSRSGSYRHQPSPRGGQGVPIVDRPSGMNSLIVCNSYSNRAGAWSRASYSGRYSHSYGSIETKRYLEMTT; encoded by the exons ATGATGGCCCAATTCACCAAGAGGCAATGGCTCACGTTGATCGTCATCAGCATCGCCGATTTCGCCAACGCGATCTGCGTTTCGCTCCAGGCACCGTTTTACCCGCAGGAG gCTGAGAAAAAAGGAGCATCGCCATCCGAGTACGGATTAGTCTTTGGGATTTTCGAGTTCATCGTGTTCATCATCAGCCCTCTGTACGGACAATAC TTGCACCGAATCGGGCCAAAGCTGTTGTTCAACGGCGGTATCCTGACAACGGGCACCTGCGCCATCTTCTTCGGCCTGTTGGACAAAGTGAACGGCCATTATCCGTTCATAATCCTTTCGTTCGTGATTAGAATCGTGGAGGCAATGGGGAACGCTGCGTTTCTCACCGCAAGTTTCGCCATTATCGCCAAAGAATTCCCCGATAACGTGGCCACCACTTTCGCTAGCCTGGAGACATTCTTCGGTCTGGGCCTGATTGTTGGCCCAACTGTCGGCGGTATTCTTTATCAG GTTGGAGGATACACGACACCGTTCGTTGTCCTGGGATCAGCTTTATTCACAACCGCAGTTATGACCATCTTCATCCTACCGGTTCATTCGAACAATAATCAAACCAATCCCAACACAGTCG gcGTGAAGAAAGCTTTGAGAATTCCAGGCGTATTGATCGCCACGTCCTCCATAATAGCGACCAGCATGAGCATAGGATTTTTGCAAGCGACCCTGGAACCCCATTTAAGGCAATTCGACCTGAGCCCTATAGTTCTGGGCTTAATGTTCGTGATTAACGGCGGCACTTACGCCATCACCGCCCCCGCGTGGGGATGGCTCTGTGACAAGCACTCGCATCCGAAA gtAGCCACCGTAGCCGGTTGCATCCTCGTGGTAATAGGATTTATGTTAGTCGGACCAGCACCTTTTATACCGTGCCCAACTCTGCTCTGGATGACGATCTGCGGTTTGGTTGTTCACGGTTTAGGTATGGCTGCACAACTGGTTGCCAGTTTCACGGACGCTTTGAGAACGTCCAT ACAATACGGATTCCCAAATAATTTAGAGACCTACGGTCTGATCAGTGGATTGTGGACTAGCACGTTCGCCCTCGGAGCCTTCATTGGGCCCAGCGTGGCAGGAATTTTATTGGACAATATTGGATTCAGAAATGCCACCATGTTCATCGTACTGCTTCACATGCTAGTT ggcGCAATAGCAGCTGTGTTCCTGAGCACGTGCACCCTGAGACGCAAGCCTTACACAGAGATCAACGCGACTACGGAGGACCCGAGGACACCTTTGACGGACAGTTGCCAATCTCGAAGCGGAAGTTATCGGCACCAGCCCTCGCCCAGGGGGGGGCAGGGCGTGCCGATCGTGGACAGGCCGAGCGGGATGAATTCCTTGATCGTTTGCAACAGTTACTCGAACAGGGCTGGGGCATGGTCCAGGGCCTCGTACAGCGGCCGTTACTCGCACAGTTACGGCTCGATCGAGACGAAGAGGTATCTGGAGATGACCACGTGA